A stretch of Pristiophorus japonicus isolate sPriJap1 chromosome 10, sPriJap1.hap1, whole genome shotgun sequence DNA encodes these proteins:
- the rpl31 gene encoding large ribosomal subunit protein eL31 — protein MAPAKKGGEKKKGRSAINEVVTREYTINVHKRIHGVGFKRRAPRAIKEIRKFAVKEMGTPDVRIDTRLNKAVWAKGVRNVPYRIRVRLSRKRNEDEDSPNKLYTLVTYVPVTSYKGLQTVNVDEN, from the exons ATGGCTCCTGCTAAGAAAGGTGGAGAGAAAAAGAAGGGCCGTTCTGCCATCAACGAGGTGGTTacgagggaatatacaataaatgtgcACAAGCGTATCCATGGCGT GGGGTTTAAGAGACGAGCTCCTCGTGCCATTAAGGAGATCCGTAAATTTGCAGTGAAGGAGATGGGTACTCCTGATGTCCGTATTGATACTCGTCTGAACAAGGCTGTTTGGGCTAAAGGTGTAAG GAACGTTCCATATCGCATTCGCGTGCGTTTATCCAGAAAACGCAATGAGGATGAGGACTCTCCTAACAAACTCTACACGTTGGTAACCTATGTTCCTGTCACATCCTACAAAG GGCTGCAGACAGTCAATGTTGATGAAAACTGA